The Nodosilinea sp. PGN35 genome has a window encoding:
- a CDS encoding inorganic diphosphatase — translation MVVCDIGDMPAMELERMEEFFAVYKRLPQSSDVIELRGFGDAREAQAMVRRCVRRSTATGRSRGWFGRSHPPGRVLAGGGDRP, via the coding sequence ATGGTGGTTTGCGACATCGGCGATATGCCCGCCATGGAGCTGGAGCGGATGGAGGAGTTTTTTGCGGTCTATAAGCGCCTGCCCCAGAGTAGCGATGTGATCGAGCTGCGCGGCTTTGGCGACGCGAGGGAGGCCCAGGCGATGGTGCGTCGGTGCGTCAGGCGATCGACAGCTACCGGGCGCAGTAGGGGTTGGTTTGGGCGATCGCACCCACCGGGCAGAGTTTTGGCTGGTGGAGGCGATCGCCCATAA